A segment of the Salminus brasiliensis chromosome 1, fSalBra1.hap2, whole genome shotgun sequence genome:
CGAGCTGTTATTTCCTAAACAGTCTGATAATTCCACACAAACATTCAGTTCATTCAGTACAACTCTATTCTGTTCAAAGCAGACAAGCTTTCCAACCCAAACACATTAAAAATGATCTGTTTAAATGATCTAAATGTGGTCAGTGAGAAGAGGCCACTGTGGCGAACACTGACCCGTTAATTCTGCACCACAGAGTAGAACAGCTCCTATCAGCCCCTTCAAACTCAACTAGACTTtatttccatcacatctacagaacCTTCCTGATCAACCTGTGTCCCAAACGCCAGCTCTTGTGAATGTATATGGggtggggaggagagagagagagagggggggggggggggggtggtggtctCTCATTGTTACTTCAGGGGACTGCTGGTTACAGTCACAGTGTGTTAGACTAACCCGTtggtgtggaggctgtactttggtcttgctctcactgtgagttgttgaccTTCAGAACGGGGCTCTCAACTCGATACTCCAACACACTGACCGTGATAAACACTACCTTAATGGTGCAGAAATGTCTTCAGGGGAATCTGGAGAAGGAAAATGTACAGTTGCTGCTTTAAGAACCTGAGAAGATGAATAATGAGCATGTTTTACTTTGACCTGCTCAACCACATAAACATGCATTTTATGTTTAGTCTGCATTGGGACTTACATTCCTTTAATTCTGACATTTTACAGCTTGTCCAGTGTCTTTTTTTGAGGCTATCTGTGCTTTAATAGTGAATTCATCAGCAGGCTCAAAGATGCAGCCCGATGGAGATTGTATAGGAGTCATATCGCCATAATCATTTAGACATTCCACACATTTTCTCTCTATACTGTATATGTTTAAGACTATGCACTGATAGCATATCAGCCCCATCAAACTCAACTAGACTTCCATCACGTATATAGAGGGTTTTCTCACTGTTTACATTGGGGGTCttatttacagtaacagtggGTTAAACTAACACATggtggaagctgtactttagcctggctagctctcactgtaggTTATTGATCTGTTTCAAAACTGTGCTCTATTACAGCCACCGAGAGAATCAAGAAAGTAATGAATAGTATTATAGTTCACAGCTGCACAGTGTAACCAAACTACAGCGTGAAccttatggggggggggggctatgtCTGAAAGTCCAGTGACTTTGTTCTTGTTTTGACATTTACTATGCATGTAAAGCATTTTCCACTCTTTGGAAAGAAGAGTGCCTTGACTTCAAAATAGTCCACCAGTTTATGTTTTGGCACGGTCACAGCATCACATCTGGTTTCAATTAATTTAGTATTCATTCATGTGCTTATCGCTTCCTCCTAGTCGGGTTAGGGTGATTCCAGAGCCTATCTGGAATCATTGGGAGTAAGGTCAGAATACCttactcccacacacacagacatacatacacacctaGGAGCAGTTTAGCATAGCGTAGTGTATCATATAACAGATTTAGTTATTGCCTTGTAATCTTCCATCTAAACTGATGCAAATAACTGATAACTAGTTACAGTCAGTCACACTTTAATCCACACATGAAGTTAAAATTGAACATCTAATACAACTCAATGTTACAAGGCCAAGGCTTTGGCACAGCTGAATCACAAATTACAGTTATTGTAAACATGTGCACTGTCCTGTGTTCTCAGATATAAAAGCAGCGATCATGCTGGCTgacattattatatttaaattacaCTTGGCGCTAAGACAGACAAGACACACAGCTAGGAAATGAGCTCCTCTTCTAACAATGGGTAGAGCCAGATGGGTTTGACAAACAGAtgtttgttgtaatgtgttGAGGTGGGTGATTGGCCAAAACAGCACAACCATTGAAACACACCTTCGAGAAACAATATAGTGTAACACCGGGAAATTACGCTCCAGCAAACCAAAGAAAGCAACTTCAGCGCCCTTTGAAACAGGGGTGGGAATCACTACAGACCCGTGACACTATTATAATCCTTGAGCAACAATATTACTCTGTCCCATATCATGGAACAACTGACATAAAACGTTACTTCAGTACACAGCTGCGTCAGTAAGAGATCTGAAACAGCTCGGGTTTGATCCAAGCTTTTATACAATGCTACATTTCTGGCACAGAACTGTTCGACAGCAACACTGAGCAAGATCATGAAAATGGAAAGAATTTgaggtatgtatgtatattaaaAAGGCAAACACTGCTGCAGTTATGTGCAGGTTCTATGGCTGAAGTACATAACTGGGCAAGGCATACATGATGCACTGACAGTAATATAACAAAGAACACTGGGTTTAGCCTCCGTCTCAGGGTCAGCAGTACACACAGCTCtatttggcattaggcagctgTCTTCATTACCGTTCCTTGACTTTTAAATACAAGAAGTTCATGAAACAACAGCTCATATCTCCAAAGTCCCTTCATTGAAGGCACATGTGCATGCAAACACGCACACATCCGTTCACCTTCCGTTTCCTTGGCAAccagccctttttttttttctttctttttagcaGCACAATATTCCTCTCACACAAAGAGGATGAAAGTGTATGGCaaacacgcacgcacacacgcgcacacacacacacacacacacacacacacacagagtccaGCATCTTCAGCAAGCAAATGAGAACTGGAGATGGTGTTGATGCTTCAGTACCACAAAAGTGCATCCTGAGCAGAACAGGAGCACTGAGAGTGAAGTGGAGAACAGAAGATTCTCTACGAGTGCTTGATGGTGTATTTGCCTTTCTGAAGCTGAGAGATGTAGAGCTTTGACTTGCTGCCATCGAAACGCTTGAAACACACCTCGTCATGGTTTATGGTGGTTATGATAGCACTGGAGGAAGAAAATGAAGATGTTAAACACATGCAAGAGAAGGCGAAAGTAAGGGTGCTGTAGATCCTCTCCAGGATCAAGACTTTTTGACTGCAACTGCAGAAATATATTGCAATAATGGAGCTTTTAAATATTTGCACACAGCACAggggtgtgtgcatgtttggGGGGGAAGGGGTGTATGTTTGTTGTGCGTTTAATTTATATACATTTCAAAATATGCATTTTTACATGCAATTCGCAGCAGCTGTGTGAATCACAGTAAAACTCTTAATACAgtccttaaacagcctatggtaaTATACCAGAGGCTTCTCTGAAAATGAGTCCAAATATAATAATTCAGCATGCATACTGTATTTCACAATCACCAGACATAGTAGTATAATTTGTCTATATTGCAGCTCAAAAAAAAGAGCCTCGCGCAAACTCACTGCCCTACCTGGTGGGGTACTCGTCCTTGCGGCTAATGGATATGGCCTGTCCTCTGCTGTACCACTTGCTGTCGTAAAACAGGCGGCCGTCCTCAGATCGGGCAACGTGATGATGCCTCTCAGCTTTCGACGAAACTGGTGAGCAAAGACATAACTTTTTTTATAACAGTACTGCAAAAACAGGCAGATGTTTGATTTTAGGGTGACGATTTGTAATCATTTATAGATACCTTATTTACTAATTAGAAAGCTTTAGAAAGCTAGTCCTAACAAGTGGTCCAAAATCTTCTTTTGACCGGGAGTGGCcgaacttttgcatgccactgtacataAAAATAACACGATAAATGATTGCACCCATTAATGCTGCTGCTACATTTAAACTCAAAAGTTGTAGAGTAACTATGCATGATCTGCATTAGTTTAAAATGTACTATATGCAgtctgtggtgttgtttttccattgtatactgtatatggtCGGGATAACAAGGCACAAATTCTCTAAAACATCAGACTTCCCATGAAAAAAAGGTCTCAGGCTTGACTCAGCagtaaatctaatctaatcaaatCTATTTTAAATTAAACTCAGCAGTTGTTTGATTAAGAAGGGAAAATGTTATTTAATTCATTCTAATTTCATCAGTATTTCAACACACATAGAATTGTATTCACATAATAAAAGTGGTAAACTGCAAAGATCTCTCTCACCATCAACTTTTACTCTGTGTGGTCCCATTGAAGCCACCGCCTGTGAAACAGCAGCGCAGTAAATAAAACAGTccacttccacaaataaataatcaacAATCAACTGCTCTGAGGAAAACACAGCCAAACCTTTCTTATAGCTGTCCAGTCTTCAAGTATGTCCAGGTCTTGCAACATGTAAACAATATATGGTCGTTGGACAGTTAAGGCAACAATCAAAAATCAACTCCAGAAATGAAGGAATGACACTTATTAACTAAATCAGCAACAGTGTGCGCTACCAATTATTTTGACGACCAGtttgaaacagaaaaaaaaaatcatagtagGAGTAGTCGGCTGCTGTATTAAGTCAATTATAATCAATGATTTGTTTCATGTAATCATGTCACCTGTAGATGGACAATTTCACACACTTGGAAAAAAGGATATCTGATACAACAacaggtttcttttttttgccaggGCAAAAAGGATCTTTCTTTTTGTTCGTCCTTCCCTGCAAGCCATCGTTCCACAGCTCTGTTGTAAGAGAAAAACAGATAGAGAATTGAAATTTAATATCTCATGGcatgagctacagtctcataaCAAGGAGCTATTATCTCATAATAACAACTTAGTATCTTATAATTACAACTTGATGTCTTTTTGGAATCAGAAAAATTTCTCATGCTTCGAAGTACATGATTCCTTTGGAAATCAATGGATTTAAAAGGGAGTCAATCCCCCTTTGGTACAGTAACTGCTTCTGCTCTTCTGGGAAGCCTTTAGACCAGATGTTGGAATATTGCTGCGAGGTGGATTTGATTTCAGTGAGTCAGGTGCTCACGTTGgaagattagttctgccactccaaatTATTCCAAAGTGGATGGAGAACGCAGTCCCACTGCTTCACACAGCCAAACTCCTTAATCCCACACTTagcactgggcatggtgacctgaGGCTCCTGTGTTCTAGAGTGTCCCATTATATTTATCAGTGCATTTCTATGAAGattacacaccaatcagccacaaaACTATATGACGACTGACAGGTGAAATGAAGAACATTGATTACCTCATCACAATGGCATCTGGCAGTGGGTGAGAAGTGAACATGTTAtgcttgaagttgatgtgttaaagAGAGATATCTGGGCAAGTGTAATTATCTGAGTGACTTGTGATGACTGACAGTTCTTGTGGGATGCTCCTGGTCTGCAGTTTTCCACTGAAAAGTGGTCAAAGGAAGGAAAACCGGtaaactggcgacagggtcacaGGCACCCAATGATGCAGGTGGGGGGGCGAATCCAATAGAAGATCCAATAGAAAAACTACTGGAGCTCAAATTGCTGAACAAGAAAGGTCAGGAATTTGGACAATGTTCTGCTGGGAAACCATGGGTCCTCTCATTCATGTGACACGTACCAGGCACCTAAACATTGTTGTTGACCAAGTCCTTCCATTTACAGTAATGGCATTCCAAGATGAAAATAGCCTCTTTAATCAGGATGGAACACCTTGCATGCTGCAACAATGGATCAAGAATGGTTTGAGGAACACAACAAGTTTGAGATTAACTAACAAGTCTGATCCATGGAGCACCACAAGTTTGAGGTGTTGACAAACAAGTCCGAACCATGAAGGTCCAACAGGATCTGCTACTGATGACTTGGTGCAAAAAACCACAGCATATATTTATATCTTTATCTAATAAAGTCCATGCATTGGAAGGGttggagctgttttggtggcaaaaggaggacctactcaatatcagGGACGTGGTCataatgtcttggctgatctgtgtataagCTTTGTGTGAAcgtctgtttcagcaatgggtgctacttAGAAGGCCACTGGACATAATGTACTTGATATTTGAGATAATAAACAGCTTCCAGAAATCTGTTCATCAGAGATGTAATAAGGAGATTTGGATTGTTTGCAATATGGCGTATGTTATGGAAGTTTAATGATTTACCTGAAGTGATGTCTATACTGTGTCTGTGTTCCTCTAGCCGCCTGATCTTTTCCTCCAATTCATTCTGAACTGTGTCAAACAGCAGCAGTTTCTCACTCTGTCAGAGAACACCACAGTGGCAAAGCAGTTAATGAAACAGACACAAGGCTAGACACTATTAGGCCTGCACAATTAATATGCTGCTGATAAACTGTTAGTGCAATATTACTGAAACTAAAACATTCGCATTATCTCATTACATGACTAATAATATTCTGAGTTACACAAAGCACATTTGAATTCTTTTTAATTCAAGTTTGTCAAATGTTTTCCGTACTTAAATACTTTGTTGTGACAGACTTAATGTATAGCTTTGCACTGCCCACTCACACATGTATACAAAAAATTGCAAGTGTGGGGAAATAAAAGGCGCATgtgaatgtattcatttttaacatttccaTATATTTTCACAGATTTACAAGGCTCTAGTTACTGGCTTTTTAATATACATGACTGTAATGTTGCAGGCAAATGCTGGACACAATCGAGTCAATGTGCAGTgaacccctggtcaaatgatgTGTTGATGATATTCCAAGGGCCCTTGGAATCCTCTACAGTAAACAAACCTTTTGGcattttactatttatttacagaatttAACATAGCAgaaaaactaaatataaaatgtataattattgaattaaaatgtaaaattatataaaaacattatttgaaataattataatgtataaataacttatacataatatatgtatttatttggaacctgtgtgtatctgtgaaggatgtgaaaatatataataataataataataataataataatatataaactaCATATATACATCTAAATAGGTAACATCTTCTACAGTGAAACACATCTAcacatttaaatacataattACTGTCAATGTACtgaatttttacattaaataaaatgtaaaatgtagcaTGTACAGTAAGAGTAAGacatattttgtttgtttatatgtgtAAAAGTGTGTCTAAAATAAGCAGAAAGTTTGTTTCCAGTAGGAAATTTGTACaattagaaaatcaacaacacaTACTTCGAACGATTggaacacaaaaacagaaacatAAAATTGCTGGTTCTGCTCAGATCAAACCAAATGATTTTCTACTCTGTTTCTGAAcctctggacacaacacaccTCCTTTTTACTCTGAAACCTTCTTTTTCATACCTCCCAATGCTGACTTGCTGCCTGCATCTCACAGTCGTACTTATTCCTCACAGACTCCAAACACAGTTCACGATAGATACCTGCAATACATCACATAAACGTACTTACAGAGTTACTGGATtaatctgcagctctgctcATCATTCTGGACTCCTCTaacatttcttattttttcagattttcagattCTGCTGATGTTTTGAAACAACCAGATTAGAATCATTCTATACATTTATCTATGAAGTATTTACTGATTTAGTTAATTGACCAATTCATGTTTATGTAACTGAAACATTAATTCCACACTTCTGAACATTAGTCATAATCaactttaatttaattcatataTTCAATGATGACAAAGcatatattaattttttctACTgttcttttttccatttttcttttcccttCCTAATTACCTTCCTAGTTCAGGCTATGCTGTCAAGATAACAGAATCATTAGATAACACTGATTTCTAAAGCAATATTCAATAAAGCatttacacatgcacattttCTACCTTTTACTGAAAACTCA
Coding sequences within it:
- the brms1lb gene encoding breast cancer metastasis-suppressor 1-like protein-A yields the protein MPVHSRDRKESNHDDMDVDFPEQEASSSDEEDTVSSTASEDGDSSEMDDEDCERRRMECLDEMTSLEKQFTDLKDQLYKERLNQVDLKLQEVKAGSAPEYLEPLANLQENMQIRTKVAGIYRELCLESVRNKYDCEMQAASQHWESEKLLLFDTVQNELEEKIRRLEEHRHSIDITSELWNDGLQGRTNKKKDPFCPGKKKKPVVVSGPYIVYMLQDLDILEDWTAIRKAVASMGPHRVKVDVSSKAERHHHVARSEDGRLFYDSKWYSRGQAISISRKDEYPTSAIITTINHDEVCFKRFDGSKSKLYISQLQKGKYTIKHS